One Leptospira bourretii DNA segment encodes these proteins:
- a CDS encoding ABC transporter ATP-binding protein codes for MLKFLHTLVFHFKNQLFKKKEESLSVRLTSMEDLAKSVLDFFSESLNIQSFPSQIIEGFRSLRSKYRQVTNQNFYDFLFAASHQYKVRLNIVQKTLQDIRPYITDGSPFVFQVASETNQIPEFYAIVSYKTSSYRIKVLNQIDGDEEWYSEKELLKLIGIKSNKEYVDWVIAEPTFPFSTNKDMSKDDSPVKNALKQISHLIRMESQDVWIVFIYGIGIGILSLVVPVATSSLVNIVAFGVLLQPVIILTLLVVFFLGFAGAMQTIQIYVVEILQRRVFVRIATEFAVKFPKISQDSLDKHHSPELVNRFFDTMTIQKSIHSLLVDGLSVVLTTVIGFILISFYHPIFIVFSFLILFIGGYWVTYRLGKPAAENYIKISKEKYKVAAWLEEISRHSALFHSTFGSNFALDRADSFIRDYLYARKKYFFNYIRQIIGLVGIQALASAIVLGLGGYLVIHRQLTIGQLVAAELVIAKVLSDISKFGKQLDSFYSLIAAVDKINSVFHLPTIPVKTVEFEIPEGPIQVQLSGVHYSLTNGHKIFNQFNLKVSPGKSIGISSNTPYDAHILLDLISGVRTPTSGIVEYNHQNIHEVSKEQIHSVTFLVRGNEIFEGSILENIRVGREEISLIEIRELLETLGIWETIQILPNGIHTPLLTFGHPFDSIQTTIISLARAIIGKPKLLLIDGNLDLLPPSLLNSALKVILQKNKEWTLFIVSKSPTVLSLMDQILRLENDSHSLKVNS; via the coding sequence ATGTTAAAATTTCTACACACGTTGGTATTTCACTTCAAGAACCAACTCTTCAAAAAAAAAGAAGAAAGCCTCTCGGTTAGGCTCACTTCCATGGAAGATTTGGCAAAATCTGTTTTGGATTTTTTCTCAGAATCACTCAATATTCAATCGTTCCCAAGCCAAATCATTGAAGGTTTCCGATCTTTACGTAGCAAGTACAGGCAAGTTACAAATCAAAATTTTTATGATTTCCTATTCGCTGCTTCACACCAGTATAAGGTTCGTCTAAACATTGTTCAAAAAACTTTACAAGACATAAGACCTTACATTACCGATGGTTCCCCTTTCGTGTTCCAAGTGGCGAGCGAAACAAACCAAATACCAGAATTTTATGCAATCGTAAGTTATAAAACATCTTCCTATCGAATCAAAGTCCTCAATCAAATTGATGGTGATGAGGAATGGTATTCAGAAAAAGAACTGCTAAAACTCATCGGAATCAAATCGAACAAAGAATATGTAGATTGGGTAATTGCTGAACCAACATTTCCGTTTTCAACAAACAAAGATATGTCGAAAGATGATTCTCCAGTCAAAAATGCTCTTAAACAAATTTCTCATTTGATTCGAATGGAGTCCCAAGATGTTTGGATCGTTTTTATTTATGGGATTGGAATTGGAATTTTATCTTTGGTGGTTCCCGTTGCAACGTCTTCATTAGTTAACATTGTAGCTTTCGGAGTTTTGCTCCAACCCGTTATCATATTAACATTGTTAGTTGTCTTTTTTCTTGGATTTGCAGGTGCCATGCAAACCATACAAATCTATGTGGTGGAAATTTTACAAAGGCGTGTGTTTGTTAGAATTGCTACAGAGTTTGCTGTCAAATTTCCAAAAATCAGCCAAGATTCCTTAGATAAACACCATAGCCCAGAACTCGTGAATCGTTTTTTTGATACGATGACCATTCAAAAATCCATACACTCCTTGTTAGTTGATGGTTTATCAGTTGTTTTGACAACCGTCATTGGTTTTATTTTGATTTCCTTTTATCATCCTATTTTTATCGTATTTTCTTTTCTCATTTTGTTCATTGGTGGGTATTGGGTTACTTATCGATTGGGCAAACCAGCCGCCGAAAACTATATCAAAATTTCAAAAGAAAAATATAAAGTAGCGGCATGGTTGGAAGAAATATCGAGACACTCTGCTCTTTTTCATTCTACATTTGGTTCAAATTTTGCTTTGGACAGAGCCGATTCATTTATTAGAGATTATTTGTATGCAAGGAAAAAATACTTTTTTAACTATATACGCCAAATCATTGGTCTTGTTGGAATCCAAGCCTTAGCAAGTGCCATTGTACTTGGATTAGGTGGTTATCTAGTCATCCATAGACAACTTACCATCGGACAATTGGTTGCAGCAGAACTTGTGATTGCTAAGGTACTCAGCGATATCTCCAAATTTGGAAAACAATTGGATAGTTTTTACAGTTTGATTGCTGCTGTGGATAAAATTAACTCGGTGTTCCATCTACCCACAATTCCGGTGAAAACAGTGGAATTTGAAATTCCTGAAGGACCAATCCAAGTACAACTCTCTGGGGTCCATTATTCCCTTACGAATGGTCACAAAATTTTTAATCAATTTAATTTAAAAGTATCACCAGGTAAATCCATTGGAATTTCATCTAACACTCCTTATGATGCACATATCCTATTAGATTTGATAAGTGGGGTGCGAACTCCAACATCTGGAATCGTAGAATACAATCACCAAAACATTCATGAAGTTTCCAAAGAACAAATTCATTCTGTTACCTTTTTGGTCAGAGGAAATGAAATTTTTGAAGGAAGCATTTTGGAAAACATTCGAGTGGGAAGAGAAGAAATATCCTTAATCGAAATTCGTGAACTTTTAGAAACGTTAGGTATTTGGGAGACAATTCAAATCCTACCAAATGGAATTCATACTCCACTCTTAACTTTTGGTCATCCTTTTGATTCAATACAAACAACGATTATATCCCTCGCAAGAGCAATTATTGGAAAACCAAAATTATTGTTAATCGATGGAAACTTGGATCTGTTACCTCCATCTCTCCTCAATTCTGCACTTAAAGTTATTTTGCAAAAAAACAAGGAATGGACTCTATTTATCGTTTCCAAATCACCTACTGTTCTTTCTTTGATGGACCAAATATTAAGATTAGAAAATGATTCACATTCCTTAAAGGTAAATTCTTAA
- a CDS encoding YceI family protein — MKIFNSILVLIALSAISQLVAQENCIYEYDPAQTSLEWTAFKFTEKTGVKGKFDSIKVVGKQKDKSKFGAVKSLQFQIDSSSVNSGVPDRDGKIKKFFFGSVKGNKKISGSFSDISEGETGSAKLNLRFGNAKTTIPVSFVWKGEVVEVTGTVDVVGLGLQSGLSKLNAECNDLHKGSDGVSKLWPTVDVKVVSTVKKTCK, encoded by the coding sequence ATGAAAATTTTTAATTCCATTTTGGTACTAATCGCACTCAGCGCCATCTCTCAGTTGGTTGCGCAAGAGAATTGTATTTATGAATACGACCCGGCCCAAACCTCCTTAGAGTGGACAGCGTTCAAGTTTACTGAGAAAACAGGTGTTAAGGGAAAGTTTGATTCTATTAAAGTGGTTGGGAAACAAAAAGATAAATCGAAGTTCGGTGCAGTCAAATCACTCCAGTTTCAGATTGATTCTTCTTCAGTTAATTCAGGTGTGCCTGACCGTGATGGAAAAATCAAAAAATTCTTTTTTGGTTCTGTGAAAGGAAATAAAAAAATTTCGGGTTCGTTCTCTGATATTTCAGAAGGTGAAACTGGTTCTGCGAAACTGAATCTAAGATTCGGAAATGCTAAAACAACGATACCAGTTTCTTTTGTATGGAAAGGGGAAGTGGTTGAGGTAACCGGAACCGTAGATGTTGTTGGTCTTGGTCTTCAATCTGGGCTTAGTAAATTAAATGCCGAGTGTAATGATTTACACAAAGGATCCGATGGTGTGAGCAAACTTTGGCCGACAGTAGATGTTAAAGTTGTCTCAACAGTAAAGAAAACTTGTAAATAA
- a CDS encoding DUF1801 domain-containing protein translates to MSQEIEIYNQSQSSTDKEICSFLYREINLHLPKALKKIWHAHPVWFLDGNPIVGYSKLKTCIRLLFWSGQSFEVDGLTPEGSFKAAEVRYTEVNQIKKKDLKLWLSQAKKFQWDYKNIVKRKGVLERLK, encoded by the coding sequence ATGAGTCAAGAAATCGAAATATATAATCAATCACAATCCTCAACAGATAAAGAGATTTGTAGTTTTCTTTATAGGGAAATTAATCTACATCTTCCCAAAGCTCTGAAAAAAATTTGGCATGCTCATCCCGTTTGGTTTTTAGATGGGAATCCTATTGTTGGTTATAGCAAATTAAAAACTTGTATCCGCCTTCTTTTCTGGAGTGGTCAAAGTTTTGAAGTGGATGGACTCACACCGGAAGGAAGTTTTAAGGCTGCCGAAGTCCGTTATACGGAAGTGAATCAAATCAAGAAAAAAGATCTGAAACTTTGGCTCAGCCAGGCAAAAAAGTTCCAATGGGATTATAAAAATATTGTGAAACGAAAAGGTGTGTTGGAGCGTTTGAAGTAA
- a CDS encoding GNAT family N-acetyltransferase, which produces MENIEIKKLSSNELNQFIKLIRVFEDVFEMKNFQMPNEDYLQSLLARDDFFVFVSIFRSQVIGGLTAYTLRQYYSEKPLVYIFDLAVLTKYQRQGIGKSLIEAINVYCKKMGAEEVFVQADLIDDYALDFYRSTGGLPEEVVHFTYPLWLS; this is translated from the coding sequence ATGGAAAATATAGAAATTAAAAAACTGTCCTCTAATGAGTTAAATCAATTTATCAAACTCATTCGAGTCTTTGAAGATGTATTTGAAATGAAAAACTTTCAAATGCCGAACGAAGATTATTTGCAATCCTTGTTGGCACGTGATGATTTTTTCGTTTTTGTTTCAATCTTTAGGAGTCAAGTGATTGGTGGTTTGACTGCTTATACACTTCGTCAATATTATTCTGAAAAACCTTTAGTTTACATTTTTGACTTAGCCGTCCTTACCAAATACCAACGTCAAGGAATTGGCAAATCACTTATCGAAGCGATCAATGTATATTGTAAAAAGATGGGGGCCGAAGAAGTGTTTGTCCAGGCAGATTTGATTGATGATTATGCTCTTGATTTCTATAGATCAACAGGAGGATTGCCAGAGGAAGTTGTTCATTTTACATACCCGTTGTGGTTAAGTTGA